Proteins found in one Magnolia sinica isolate HGM2019 chromosome 5, MsV1, whole genome shotgun sequence genomic segment:
- the LOC131246521 gene encoding uncharacterized protein LOC131246521, with protein MEVHSRVNSHVAKRLWNFIRIAYFMMRKGLVSKRKIIIDMNLMMKRGKVVGKSLGNLMFHHNHPRSGPRGFGVQDYEFSCSNSPNPVFFHVGKRKHHHHYFPSIPCIKGPDEPEESDEPKAVIMLPNIDYSPDYSYNLQTDVPDLAVGEKLSPMVSPFSVRVSNYSSDDENDSGARQVDREAEEFIRSFYEQLRVQSRTALLQYQERQYQEMLARGTH; from the coding sequence ATGGAAGTACATTCTCGTGTGAACTCCCATGTAGCCAAAAGACTATGGAATTTCATAAGGATTGCGTATTTTATGATGAGGAAAGGGTTAGTTTCAAAGCGAAAAATCATCATAGACATGAATTTGATGATGAAGAGAGGGAAAGTCGTTGGAAAATCGTTGGGGAATCTCATGTTCCATCACAACCATCCGCGAAGCGGGCCGCGTGGCTTTGGCGTACAGGATTATGAATTTTCATGTAGTAATAGCCCAAATCCTGTTTTTTTCCACGTTGGTAAGCGAAAACATCACCACCACTACTTTCCTTCGATTCCCTGCATCAAAGGCCCAGATGAACCAGAAGAGTCCGACGAGCCGAAGGCCGTGATCATGTTACCCAATATCGATTACTCGCCGGATTATTCATACAACTTACAGACGGACGTGCCGGATCTCGCCGTCGGCGAGAAATTGAGCCCCATGGTCTCTCCATTCTCCGTCAGAGTGTCCAATTATTCATCTGATGATGAGAATGATAGTGGGGCCCGCCAGGTTGATAGGGAGGCTGAAGAATTCATCAGGAGCTTCTACGAGCAACTGAGGGTCCAGAGCCGGACAGCTTTGCTACAATATCAGGAAAGGCAATACCAGGAGATGCTAGCAAGGGGGACCCACTAG